From the genome of Geobacter sp. SVR, one region includes:
- a CDS encoding dicarboxylate/amino acid:cation symporter produces MKGKRFYQHLYFQVLTAISIGVLLGHFAPETGAAMKPLGDGFIKLIKMIIAPVIFCTVVTGIAGMEDMKKVGRVGAKALFYFEVVTTLALAIGLLVVSIIQPGVGMNADVTKLDTKALTSITAQAKSQGVADFVLNIIPSSVVDAFAKGDILQVLVFAILFGFALSMLGERGKAVFRLIDEISHTLFGIVGIIMKAAPIGAFGAMAFTIGKFGLGSLTKLAMLMGSFYLTCLLFIFIVLGSIAKLCGFSIVKFIKYIKEELLIVLGTSSSESVLPRMMAKMENLGCTKSVVGLVIPTGYSFNLDGTSIYLTMAAVFVAQATNTPLTLTQTLTILGVLLLTSKGAAGVTGSGFVTLAATFAAIPTIPVAGLALILGIDRFMSEARALTNLVGNGVATVVVSRWENELDLKRMTRVLENESETEAEEPEAIMEPVMAAEAE; encoded by the coding sequence ATGAAGGGGAAACGGTTTTATCAGCATCTGTACTTCCAGGTTTTGACGGCAATCTCCATCGGGGTGCTGCTGGGGCATTTCGCGCCCGAGACGGGAGCGGCCATGAAGCCGCTGGGGGACGGGTTCATAAAGCTGATCAAGATGATCATTGCGCCGGTGATCTTCTGCACGGTCGTAACCGGTATCGCCGGCATGGAGGACATGAAGAAGGTCGGACGGGTGGGGGCAAAGGCCCTGTTCTACTTCGAGGTGGTCACTACTCTGGCGCTGGCCATCGGACTGCTGGTGGTCAGCATCATCCAGCCGGGAGTCGGCATGAATGCCGATGTCACCAAGCTGGACACCAAGGCGTTGACAAGCATCACTGCACAGGCCAAATCCCAGGGTGTTGCAGACTTTGTCCTCAACATCATCCCCTCCAGCGTGGTGGATGCCTTTGCCAAAGGGGACATACTCCAGGTGCTGGTGTTTGCGATCCTGTTCGGATTCGCGTTGTCGATGCTGGGTGAACGCGGTAAAGCCGTTTTCAGGCTGATCGACGAGATCTCCCATACCTTGTTCGGCATCGTGGGCATTATCATGAAGGCCGCTCCCATCGGAGCCTTCGGTGCCATGGCGTTCACCATCGGCAAGTTCGGGCTGGGCTCCCTGACCAAGCTGGCCATGCTGATGGGCAGCTTCTACCTGACCTGCCTGCTGTTCATCTTCATCGTGCTGGGAAGCATCGCCAAGCTGTGCGGCTTCAGCATCGTAAAGTTCATCAAGTACATCAAGGAGGAGCTGCTGATCGTGCTGGGAACCTCCTCCTCCGAGTCGGTCCTGCCGCGCATGATGGCCAAGATGGAAAACCTGGGCTGCACGAAATCGGTGGTGGGCCTGGTGATTCCCACCGGTTACTCCTTCAACCTGGACGGCACATCGATCTATCTGACCATGGCGGCGGTTTTCGTGGCCCAGGCAACCAATACCCCCCTGACCCTGACCCAGACCCTGACCATCCTGGGGGTCCTGCTTCTGACTTCCAAGGGAGCAGCCGGGGTAACCGGAAGCGGTTTCGTGACCCTGGCAGCCACCTTCGCAGCCATTCCCACCATACCGGTGGCCGGACTGGCGCTGATTCTGGGGATCGACCGCTTCATGTCCGAGGCGCGTGCTCTCACCAATCTGGTCGGTAACGGTGTAGCCACCGTGGTGGTTTCCCGCTGGGAGAACGAACTCGACCTGAAGCGGATGACGCGAGTGCTGGAGAACGAATCGGAAACAGAGGCCGAGGAGCCGGAAGCCATTATGGAACCTGTCATGGCGGCCGAGGCCGAATAG
- a CDS encoding sigma-54 dependent transcriptional regulator: MSTTPYPSFGVLLVDDEPAWLRSVSLTLARSAGITNVVTCQDSRQVMDVLARHEIGLILLDLTMPHLSGADLLAQIGELHPEIATIVVSGMNQVETAVSCMRLGAFDYFVKTVEEDRLVSGVLRAIRFLSLERENRQMSSRFLSGELQHPEAFGRIVTCDRAMHTIFAYIEAVAQSPQPLLITGESGVGKELVARAAHALSGCSGPLVAVNVAGLDDTVFADTLFGHVRGAYTGADHARSGLIEEAADGTLFLDEIGDLSIASQVKLLRLLQEGEYFPLGSDRPKRLKARIIVATHCDLAAREAAGSFRRDLYYRLRTHCVHVPPLRERSADLPLLLEHFLAEAARSLGKKKPTPPKELPQLLATYPFPGNIRELKAMVYDAVSLHKERILAMDTFIKAIGTGRQVAPVPERNRFADLERLPTFAEAAEMLVAEAMARSKGSQTIAARLLGISQPALSKRLKMARNLDP, translated from the coding sequence ATGAGCACAACCCCCTATCCATCTTTCGGCGTGCTGCTGGTGGACGACGAACCGGCCTGGCTCAGGTCGGTGAGCCTCACCCTGGCGCGTTCGGCCGGCATCACCAACGTCGTTACCTGCCAGGACAGCCGCCAGGTAATGGATGTACTTGCCCGGCATGAGATCGGGCTGATCCTGCTGGATCTGACCATGCCCCATCTCAGCGGGGCCGACCTGCTGGCACAGATCGGCGAACTGCATCCGGAGATCGCCACCATCGTGGTGAGCGGCATGAATCAGGTCGAAACGGCGGTCAGTTGCATGCGGCTGGGAGCGTTCGACTATTTCGTCAAAACCGTGGAGGAGGATCGACTGGTGAGCGGTGTCCTGCGCGCCATCCGTTTTCTCAGTCTTGAGCGCGAAAACCGCCAGATGTCGAGCCGATTTCTCTCGGGAGAGCTGCAGCACCCGGAAGCCTTCGGCCGGATCGTGACCTGCGATCGCGCCATGCACACGATCTTCGCCTATATCGAGGCGGTGGCCCAGAGCCCCCAGCCGTTGCTGATCACCGGTGAAAGCGGCGTGGGCAAAGAGCTGGTCGCCCGTGCAGCCCATGCCCTGAGCGGCTGCTCCGGTCCGCTGGTGGCGGTGAACGTGGCCGGTCTGGATGACACCGTTTTTGCCGATACCCTGTTCGGACATGTGCGCGGAGCGTATACCGGCGCGGATCATGCCCGGTCCGGCTTGATCGAGGAGGCGGCCGACGGTACCCTGTTCCTGGATGAGATCGGCGACCTCAGCATCGCCTCGCAGGTCAAGCTGCTGCGCCTGCTGCAGGAAGGGGAGTATTTCCCGCTGGGCAGCGACCGTCCCAAGCGGCTCAAGGCGCGCATAATCGTCGCCACCCATTGCGACCTCGCCGCCCGGGAGGCGGCCGGCTCCTTCCGCCGGGACCTGTACTACCGGTTGCGTACCCATTGCGTGCACGTGCCCCCCCTCAGGGAACGCAGCGCTGATTTGCCGCTCCTGCTGGAGCACTTCCTGGCAGAAGCCGCACGTTCGCTGGGCAAGAAGAAGCCGACTCCCCCCAAGGAACTGCCGCAATTGCTGGCCACCTATCCCTTTCCCGGCAACATCCGCGAGCTCAAGGCCATGGTTTATGATGCGGTCAGTCTGCACAAGGAGCGGATACTTGCCATGGACACCTTTATCAAGGCCATCGGCACCGGACGCCAGGTTGCCCCTGTCCCGGAACGGAACCGCTTCGCCGACCTGGAACGCCTGCCGACTTTTGCCGAGGCGGCCGAAATGCTGGTGGCAGAGGCCATGGCACGTTCCAAGGGCAGCCAGACCATTGCCGCGCGCTTGCTGGGCATCTCCCAGCCGGCCCTCAGCAAGCGTCTGAAGATGGCCAGGAATCTCGATCCGTGA
- a CDS encoding PAS domain-containing protein, translating to MLTASIAAVLLLMLVVLTVRFTGIKRVLQQREAELESSKEEVRRSHKELERRVGERTESMVQAVLALEKAKERYALAVEASNDGIWDCDLQTGKVFLSPRWKSMLGYGDDDIQDTSKEFWKGLIHPADYQRTMDAFNDYLEGRIPEYELEYRLRQKDGSYRWILTRGACCRDSEGKPYRMAGSHTDISRRKLAEQALAQESARTIRALEALREKEQMLLHQSRQAAMGEMIGNIAHQWRQPLNTLGLLIQQAPLFFDLGELDREFLAENTQKSMEIIQHMSKTIDDFRNYFQPDKARVEFKVHDVITSTLSMMEGSFKSHQIAVETVVQDDLVLHGFPNEFSQVLLNILNNAKDVVSERKVRNPKVAVVLCRENDNSVVTITDNAGGIPENIIGKIFDPYFTTKGPQYGTGVGLFMSKTIIEKNMGGRLTARNRDGGAEFRIEL from the coding sequence GTGCTGACTGCTTCCATCGCCGCCGTCCTTCTGTTGATGTTGGTTGTTTTAACGGTGAGGTTCACGGGCATCAAGCGCGTTCTCCAGCAGCGCGAGGCAGAACTGGAGAGCAGCAAGGAGGAGGTGCGCCGCTCCCATAAGGAGCTGGAGCGCAGGGTGGGGGAACGCACCGAGAGCATGGTGCAGGCGGTGCTGGCCCTGGAGAAGGCCAAGGAACGCTATGCGCTGGCAGTGGAAGCTTCCAACGACGGCATCTGGGACTGTGATCTGCAGACCGGAAAGGTCTTTCTCTCACCACGTTGGAAGAGCATGCTCGGTTATGGAGACGACGATATTCAAGACACCTCGAAAGAATTCTGGAAAGGCCTGATCCATCCGGCCGATTACCAGAGAACCATGGATGCGTTCAACGATTACCTGGAAGGGCGGATTCCGGAATATGAGCTGGAATACCGACTACGGCAGAAGGATGGCAGCTATCGATGGATTCTGACCCGCGGCGCCTGCTGCCGCGACAGCGAAGGCAAGCCCTATCGCATGGCCGGGTCCCATACCGATATCAGCAGACGCAAATTGGCGGAACAGGCCCTGGCCCAGGAAAGCGCCAGGACGATCCGGGCACTGGAAGCATTGCGTGAAAAGGAGCAGATGCTGCTGCACCAGAGCCGCCAGGCCGCCATGGGGGAAATGATCGGGAATATAGCCCACCAATGGCGTCAGCCACTGAACACCTTGGGGCTCCTGATTCAGCAGGCGCCTCTCTTTTTTGATCTCGGCGAGCTCGACCGGGAGTTCCTGGCGGAGAACACCCAAAAGTCGATGGAGATCATCCAGCACATGTCCAAGACGATCGATGATTTCCGGAACTATTTTCAGCCGGACAAGGCACGGGTCGAGTTCAAGGTGCACGATGTGATAACCAGCACCCTGTCGATGATGGAGGGAAGCTTCAAAAGCCATCAGATCGCGGTTGAGACGGTCGTGCAGGATGATCTGGTCCTGCACGGATTTCCGAACGAATTTTCGCAGGTACTGCTCAACATCCTCAACAATGCCAAGGATGTTGTCAGCGAGAGGAAGGTCAGAAATCCCAAGGTGGCGGTCGTGCTGTGCCGCGAAAACGACAATTCCGTTGTGACCATAACCGATAATGCCGGCGGCATCCCCGAGAACATCATCGGCAAGATTTTCGACCCCTATTTCACCACCAAAGGACCCCAGTATGGCACCGGCGTCGGCCTGTTCATGTCCAAGACCATCATCGAAAAGAACATGGGGGGCAGGCTGACTGCCAGAAACAGGGATGGCGGGGCAGAGTTCAGAATAGAACTCTGA
- a CDS encoding ATP-binding cassette domain-containing protein: protein MTVIAENLTRRFGDRTAVSGLTLEVPAGELFGLIGSDGAGKTTTLRMLAGILDPDDGRLTVLGHPLPSQAERIKSEIGYMSQRFGLYPDLSVSENIAFYADLFDVTGAERRERTERLLDFSGLAPFAGRQAGRLSDGMKQKLGLCCALIHKPRLLLLDEPTNGVDPVSRRDFWRVLRDLHMEGVTIVVTTAYLDEAGRCDRVGLIHDGRLIACGTPAELTGQGAQSLEEVVIAAIGGKPSPPFTKGGPGGISPLSQQAHPSQSPSGPFGSFVKGGGMEPAVALDHLTKRFGDFTAVDGVSLTVDRGEIFGFLGPNGAGKSTTIRMLCGILTPTSGKGTVAGFDIVSQPERIKENIGYMSQRFSLYEDLTVEENIAFYAGVYRLPQARWRERTEWVVEMAGLTERRTSKAGELSGGWRQRLALGCAILHEPAIVFLDEPTSGVDPLSRRKFWELIRSLAAGGVTVFVTTHYMEEAEYCDRLAMIYRGELVAVGSPQELKRAQATGEELPSLEDVFIELIEERDKKGD, encoded by the coding sequence ATGACAGTGATTGCCGAAAATCTCACCCGCCGTTTCGGTGACAGGACCGCCGTGAGCGGCCTGACACTGGAGGTACCTGCCGGCGAACTGTTCGGACTGATCGGCTCGGACGGGGCCGGCAAGACCACCACCCTGCGGATGCTGGCCGGGATCCTCGATCCCGATGACGGCCGCTTGACCGTCCTGGGACACCCCCTGCCGTCGCAGGCCGAGCGGATCAAGTCGGAAATCGGCTACATGAGCCAGCGTTTCGGGCTGTATCCCGATCTGAGCGTTTCCGAAAACATCGCCTTCTATGCCGATCTCTTCGACGTGACCGGGGCCGAGCGCCGGGAGCGCACGGAGCGGCTGCTCGACTTCAGCGGTCTGGCCCCGTTTGCCGGACGCCAGGCCGGCCGCCTGTCCGACGGCATGAAACAGAAACTGGGGCTGTGCTGCGCATTGATCCACAAACCCAGGCTGCTGCTTCTGGACGAACCGACCAACGGCGTCGATCCTGTCTCACGGCGCGACTTCTGGCGCGTCTTACGCGATCTGCACATGGAAGGGGTCACCATTGTCGTGACCACCGCCTATCTGGATGAAGCGGGGCGCTGCGACCGGGTGGGACTGATCCATGACGGCCGTCTGATCGCCTGCGGCACCCCGGCCGAGCTGACCGGACAGGGTGCGCAATCGCTGGAAGAGGTGGTTATCGCAGCGATCGGGGGCAAACCTTCACCCCCCTTTACAAAAGGGGGGCCGGGGGGGATTTCACCCCTGTCGCAACAGGCACATCCCTCTCAATCCCCTTCAGGCCCTTTTGGGTCCTTTGTCAAAGGGGGAGGCATGGAACCCGCCGTTGCTCTGGACCATCTCACCAAACGGTTCGGCGACTTCACTGCCGTGGACGGCGTCAGTCTTACCGTTGACAGGGGCGAGATCTTCGGGTTCCTGGGCCCCAACGGCGCCGGGAAATCCACCACCATCCGCATGCTGTGCGGCATCCTCACCCCCACCTCGGGCAAAGGAACCGTGGCCGGGTTCGACATCGTCTCCCAACCGGAACGGATCAAGGAAAACATCGGTTACATGAGCCAGCGTTTCTCGCTTTACGAAGATCTGACCGTGGAGGAGAACATCGCCTTCTATGCCGGTGTCTACCGCTTGCCGCAGGCCAGGTGGCGGGAGCGCACCGAATGGGTGGTGGAGATGGCCGGACTGACCGAGCGGCGCACCTCCAAGGCGGGGGAGCTGTCCGGCGGCTGGCGTCAGCGCCTGGCCCTGGGCTGCGCCATCCTGCACGAGCCCGCGATCGTGTTCCTGGACGAACCGACCTCAGGGGTGGATCCTCTGTCCCGCCGGAAGTTCTGGGAATTGATCCGCTCTCTGGCAGCCGGAGGGGTCACGGTTTTCGTTACCACCCACTATATGGAAGAGGCCGAGTACTGCGACAGGTTGGCCATGATCTATCGAGGCGAGTTGGTTGCGGTCGGATCGCCGCAGGAATTGAAACGTGCCCAGGCAACTGGAGAGGAACTGCCCAGCCTGGAAGATGTGTTCATCGAGTTGATCGAGGAGAGAGACAAAAAAGGCGATTAG
- a CDS encoding CoA pyrophosphatase encodes MLNGQTPGASSADRRTRAAVAMILRNSDQGLEVLLIQRAAHELDPWSGHLAFPGGKVESGEKPRTAAERETLEEVGIDLQQAMYLGPLGEITGLTLPVRVSGYVYFLRTEGVPVLNEEVFASFWVPLDTLMSPDRHVSAPVFFDGEAHQVPAIRLPYADTPVLWGLTYRLVMQFIDICRFG; translated from the coding sequence TTGCTGAACGGGCAGACGCCTGGGGCATCGTCTGCGGATCGGCGCACCCGGGCCGCGGTTGCCATGATTCTGAGGAACAGCGACCAGGGCCTGGAGGTATTGCTGATCCAGCGTGCCGCCCATGAACTCGATCCCTGGTCAGGGCATCTGGCCTTTCCGGGAGGCAAGGTGGAGAGCGGGGAGAAACCACGCACCGCCGCCGAACGGGAAACGCTGGAGGAGGTCGGCATCGATCTGCAGCAGGCCATGTATCTCGGGCCTCTGGGGGAGATAACCGGTCTGACGTTGCCGGTGCGGGTATCGGGATACGTTTATTTCCTCCGGACCGAGGGCGTTCCGGTGTTGAACGAAGAGGTCTTTGCCTCGTTCTGGGTCCCCCTCGATACCCTGATGTCGCCGGATCGCCACGTTTCCGCACCGGTCTTTTTCGACGGCGAGGCCCACCAGGTGCCGGCCATCCGGCTCCCGTACGCCGATACGCCGGTGCTGTGGGGGTTGACCTACAGACTGGTGATGCAATTCATCGACATCTGCAGGTTTGGCTGA
- a CDS encoding ABC transporter permease, which produces MNLRRLKTVARKEFLHVLRDPRSLMMGIGIPMLLLFLFGYALTLDVDRVALAVWDQAGTAGSRELISRFAGSRYFDLRLSVDNYREIERAIDRREALIALIIPVDFDRRLSQGGTAAVQAIVDGSDPNTATIALGYAEATTATYSRDVVLKRIGRSGGITPLSEAGSSEADGGGKVLPALELRPRFWFNADMASRNFIFPGLIAVVMMIMAAILTSLSMSREWETGTMEQLVATPLSGSELILGKLAPYFCIGMLDLVLCMVVGRFVFDIPLRGSLVLLVPLAVLFLFGALSFGMLISIIAKNQLLASQLAIVTTVLPAFLLSGFIFPIENMPLPIQTVTRIITARYFVYILRGVYLKDVGLEILWPEALFLAAFGIIVMTVAVRKFKKKIG; this is translated from the coding sequence ATGAACCTTCGACGCCTTAAAACCGTAGCCCGAAAAGAATTCCTGCATGTGCTGCGCGACCCCCGCAGCCTGATGATGGGGATCGGCATTCCGATGCTGCTGCTGTTTCTCTTCGGTTATGCTCTGACCCTCGACGTGGACCGGGTGGCGCTGGCGGTCTGGGATCAGGCCGGGACAGCCGGGAGCCGCGAGCTGATCAGCCGCTTCGCCGGTTCGCGCTATTTCGACCTGCGCCTGAGCGTCGACAACTACCGGGAGATAGAGCGGGCCATCGACCGCCGCGAGGCGCTGATCGCCCTGATAATACCCGTGGATTTCGACCGCCGGCTGTCACAGGGAGGAACGGCGGCCGTACAGGCCATCGTGGACGGCAGCGATCCCAACACTGCCACCATTGCCCTTGGCTATGCCGAGGCCACGACAGCCACCTATTCCCGGGACGTGGTCCTGAAGCGGATCGGGAGGTCAGGCGGCATCACGCCTCTCTCCGAAGCGGGATCGTCCGAGGCCGACGGAGGTGGCAAAGTCCTGCCCGCCTTGGAGCTGCGGCCCCGTTTCTGGTTCAACGCCGACATGGCCTCCCGCAATTTCATCTTTCCCGGCCTGATCGCCGTGGTGATGATGATCATGGCCGCCATTCTGACATCGCTCTCCATGTCCCGCGAATGGGAGACCGGCACCATGGAGCAGTTGGTGGCGACCCCGCTTTCGGGCAGCGAACTGATCCTGGGAAAGCTGGCCCCCTATTTCTGCATCGGCATGCTTGACCTGGTGCTCTGCATGGTGGTGGGCAGGTTCGTGTTCGACATACCGCTGCGCGGCAGCCTGGTACTGCTGGTCCCGCTGGCAGTGCTGTTCCTGTTCGGGGCGCTCTCCTTCGGCATGCTGATCAGCATCATTGCCAAAAATCAACTGCTGGCCAGCCAACTTGCCATCGTCACCACCGTGCTGCCGGCTTTCCTGCTGTCGGGATTCATCTTTCCGATCGAAAACATGCCGCTGCCGATTCAGACCGTGACCCGCATCATCACGGCCCGCTACTTCGTCTATATTCTCAGAGGGGTCTATCTCAAGGATGTGGGGCTGGAGATTCTCTGGCCCGAGGCGCTGTTTCTGGCCGCCTTCGGGATAATCGTAATGACTGTGGCGGTGAGGAAGTTCAAAAAGAAAATCGGTTAG
- a CDS encoding YceH family protein, producing the protein MEMMLGPVEVRVLGCLIEKELTTPEYYPLSLNSLTNACNQKSNRDPLMMLDDDSVVRALESLRFKQLAVVSADGGRVPKYRHLAAEKLQLLPGELALVCELLVRGPQTLGELRGRAERMHPFADTAAVEDVLRELMERESPLVARLPRQTGRKEARYAHLFCGQPEIAAEEQSPAPEAARLRVMAENERITRLETEVASLREEVASLRQMVEEFKGQFE; encoded by the coding sequence ATGGAAATGATGCTTGGCCCTGTTGAGGTACGGGTGCTCGGCTGCCTGATCGAGAAAGAATTAACCACGCCGGAATATTATCCCCTTTCGCTGAATTCGCTCACCAATGCCTGCAACCAAAAATCCAACCGCGATCCGCTCATGATGCTCGACGATGATTCAGTGGTACGTGCCCTGGAGAGTTTGCGTTTCAAGCAATTGGCCGTGGTTTCGGCCGATGGGGGACGGGTGCCGAAGTACCGCCATCTTGCAGCCGAGAAGCTGCAGCTGCTTCCGGGGGAGTTGGCCCTGGTCTGCGAACTGCTGGTACGAGGCCCCCAGACCCTCGGTGAATTGCGGGGGCGCGCGGAACGCATGCATCCCTTTGCAGACACGGCGGCCGTGGAGGATGTACTGCGGGAGCTGATGGAGCGGGAATCCCCCCTGGTTGCCCGGCTTCCCCGTCAAACAGGGCGCAAGGAAGCACGCTATGCCCATCTGTTTTGCGGCCAGCCTGAGATTGCGGCGGAAGAACAGTCCCCGGCCCCGGAAGCGGCCCGTCTGCGGGTGATGGCGGAAAACGAACGTATCACCCGCCTGGAAACGGAGGTTGCCTCCCTGCGCGAGGAAGTCGCTTCCCTGCGGCAGATGGTCGAGGAATTCAAGGGGCAGTTCGAGTAG
- a CDS encoding efflux RND transporter periplasmic adaptor subunit: MNKKILITLLILLIAGAAVFFTRRIGREEPHGLKVSGAIEATTVELSFKVPGRLTQRLVDEGDVVRAGQLVARLEADELQEERNTRSAELRAAEAGLADLEAGSRQEEIAQGAAALARFKAEAERLARDADRAEGLYRREVIPLKELEAARAGRDSSAAAVREAEQHLKLLQAGARPDAVRQARARVAASTAALTLSETRLAQSMLFSPLAGQVLVKQAEPGEQLAPGSAVVTVGKLDQPWLRAYIPEDQLGRVKVGQKARVTVDSWPGRFFEGRVSFISAQAEFTPKNVQTEKERVKLVYRIKIILANPAMELKPGMPADAVIETGDEGKNHEGARHQKAVQQGYAG, from the coding sequence ATGAATAAAAAAATCCTCATCACGCTGCTGATCCTACTGATCGCTGGCGCGGCAGTCTTTTTCACCAGACGTATCGGCCGGGAAGAGCCCCACGGCCTGAAAGTGTCGGGAGCCATCGAAGCCACCACGGTGGAACTCTCCTTCAAGGTACCGGGACGTTTGACCCAGCGATTGGTTGACGAAGGGGACGTGGTGAGGGCCGGCCAGCTTGTGGCCCGTCTGGAAGCGGACGAACTGCAGGAAGAGCGCAATACCCGCTCGGCCGAGCTGCGTGCGGCCGAAGCCGGCCTGGCCGATCTGGAGGCGGGCAGCAGACAGGAGGAGATCGCTCAGGGCGCGGCCGCTCTGGCACGGTTCAAGGCCGAGGCGGAACGGCTGGCACGGGATGCCGACAGGGCCGAAGGTCTGTACCGTCGCGAGGTGATCCCGCTCAAGGAGCTGGAAGCGGCCCGGGCCGGACGGGACTCGTCGGCTGCTGCCGTACGCGAGGCGGAACAGCACCTGAAGCTGCTCCAGGCCGGTGCGCGGCCGGACGCCGTACGCCAGGCCCGGGCGCGGGTGGCGGCCTCGACAGCTGCCCTGACGTTGTCGGAAACGCGTCTCGCACAGAGCATGCTGTTCTCCCCTCTTGCCGGGCAGGTGCTGGTCAAGCAGGCCGAACCGGGCGAACAATTGGCCCCCGGAAGCGCGGTGGTGACCGTCGGCAAACTGGACCAGCCCTGGCTGCGGGCCTACATCCCCGAGGACCAGTTGGGCCGGGTCAAAGTGGGGCAAAAGGCCCGTGTGACGGTGGACAGCTGGCCGGGGCGGTTTTTTGAAGGGCGGGTCAGCTTCATATCGGCCCAGGCCGAATTCACCCCCAAAAACGTTCAAACCGAAAAAGAGCGTGTCAAGCTGGTCTACCGCATCAAGATCATCCTGGCCAATCCTGCCATGGAGCTCAAGCCGGGCATGCCGGCCGATGCGGTCATCGAAACCGGCGACGAGGGCAAAAACCATGAAGGCGCACGGCATCAAAAGGCCGTTCAGCAGGGATACGCAGGATAA
- a CDS encoding ABC transporter permease, translated as MFERLKAMLIKEFIQVLRDPRMRIVLFVLPALQTVIFGYAVNMDIRNISTAVLDRDNSVESRELVTSMASSGHFRIKERIAHDRQIRTLLDRGTVRVVLVIEHGFGEQLGRGETAPVQVLLDASDSNTAGVVAGYLARLTTDFNNRIQSSYAARHPDRALNAGRVELSSRAWFNPNLASPPFYVPAVITNILFVITMLLSSMAIVREKEIGTIEQVIVTPIRKGEFILGKTLPFVLIGYIDVALISLVGRLVFDVPMQGSPVLLFVATTLFLMSSLGIGLLISTVSQTQQQAMMTSFFIIFPAMLLSGFAFPIENMPMPVQWLTMINPLRFYMVVIRGIFLKGTGTAVLWPQLAALATIGLAVLAVAVARFRKTVG; from the coding sequence ATGTTCGAACGGCTGAAAGCCATGTTGATCAAGGAGTTCATCCAGGTCCTGCGCGACCCGCGCATGCGGATCGTGCTGTTCGTGCTGCCGGCACTGCAGACAGTGATCTTCGGCTATGCGGTAAACATGGACATCAGGAACATCTCCACTGCGGTCCTGGATCGGGACAACAGCGTAGAAAGCCGGGAGCTCGTCACCAGCATGGCCTCGTCCGGCCACTTCCGGATTAAAGAACGCATTGCCCACGACCGGCAGATACGTACACTGCTCGACCGGGGTACGGTGCGTGTGGTGCTGGTGATCGAGCACGGCTTCGGCGAGCAGCTGGGCAGGGGGGAAACCGCGCCGGTACAGGTGCTGCTGGATGCCAGCGATTCCAATACGGCAGGGGTGGTGGCCGGTTACTTGGCGCGCCTGACCACCGATTTCAACAACCGCATTCAATCCTCTTACGCTGCCCGCCATCCGGATCGTGCCCTGAATGCGGGGCGGGTGGAACTCTCCAGCCGCGCGTGGTTCAATCCCAACCTTGCCAGCCCCCCCTTTTACGTGCCGGCGGTAATCACCAACATCCTGTTCGTGATCACGATGCTGCTCTCCTCCATGGCGATCGTGCGCGAAAAGGAGATCGGTACTATCGAGCAGGTGATCGTCACCCCGATCCGCAAAGGTGAATTCATCCTCGGCAAGACGCTCCCCTTCGTGCTGATCGGCTATATCGACGTGGCCCTGATCAGCCTCGTCGGACGACTGGTATTCGACGTGCCGATGCAGGGCAGTCCGGTCCTGCTGTTTGTTGCCACCACCCTGTTCCTGATGAGCTCGCTGGGGATCGGACTGCTGATCTCCACCGTCAGCCAGACCCAGCAGCAGGCCATGATGACCTCCTTCTTCATCATCTTTCCCGCCATGCTGCTGTCAGGCTTCGCCTTTCCGATCGAAAACATGCCCATGCCGGTGCAGTGGTTGACCATGATCAATCCCCTGCGCTTCTACATGGTGGTAATCCGGGGCATCTTTCTCAAAGGGACCGGGACAGCCGTCCTGTGGCCGCAACTGGCGGCCCTGGCCACCATCGGCCTGGCGGTGCTGGCGGTGGCAGTGGCCCGCTTCAGAAAGACGGTCGGGTAG